The following coding sequences are from one Lycium ferocissimum isolate CSIRO_LF1 chromosome 3, AGI_CSIRO_Lferr_CH_V1, whole genome shotgun sequence window:
- the LOC132049215 gene encoding calcium-dependent protein kinase 20-like, whose protein sequence is MGNTCSGPTLNKDSADSSKTDGKGSDSNNSNVQNTPPPHLQIPGDKPQDDKSTNSQKGVKMEDTVNNKAVEDVKRNKSSNLKRVLSAGLQVESVLGRKTGNLKEIYSLGRKLGQGQFGTTFLCVDKAQGKEFACKSIAKRKLTTEEDVEDVRREIQIMHHLAGHPSVVQIVGAYEDAVAVHVVMELCAGGELFDRIIKRGHYSEKKAAELARVIVGVVEACHSLGVMHRDLKPENFLFVNEKEESPLKTIDFGLSVFFRPGETFTDVVGSPYYVAPEVLRKRYGPECDIWSAGVIIYILLSGVPPFWDETEQGIFEQIVKGELDLVSEPWPAISESAKDLVRKMLVRDPKKRLTAHEVLCHPWVRVGGVAPDKPLDSAVLSRLNQFSAMNKLKKIAIRVIAENLSGEEIAGLKQMFKMIDADNSGHITLEELKKGLVKVGADLKDSEINNLMQAADMDNSGTIDYGEFIAAMLHLNKVQKEDHMYAAFSYFDQDGSGYITQEELQQACEKFGLSNIPMEELMREVDQDNDGRIDYNEFVAMMQDTGFGKNGNKRV, encoded by the exons ATGGGGAATACATGTTCGGGACCCACTTTGAACAAAGATTCAGCAGATTCATCAAAGACAGATGGAAAAGGCTCTGATTCTAATAACTCTAATGTCCAGAACACCCctcctccacatcttcaaataCCTGGAGATAAGCCTCAGGATGACAAATCAACAAATTCCCAAAAGGGTGTCAAAATGGAAGACACTGTAAATAATAAGGCAGTGGAGGATGTGAAAAGAAACAAGTCTAGTAATCTTAAGCGAGTATTGAGTGCAGGCCTCCAAGTCGAATCCGTTTTGGGGCGAAAAACGGGCAACTTGAAAGAAATTTATAGTTTAGGAAGGAAACTAGGACAAGGGCAATTCGGGACAACATTTTTGTGTGTGGATAAAGCTCAAGGAAAGGAATTTGCATGTAAGTCAATTGCTAAAAGGAAGTTGACAACTGAAGAAGATGTGGAGGATGTTCGGAGGGAGATTCAGATAATGCACCACTTGGCAGGGCACCCTAGTGTTGTACAGATTGTTGGGGCTTATGAGGATGCTGTTGCTGTTCATGTCGTAATGGAGCTTTGTGCGGGTGGAGAGCTTTTCGATAGGATTATAAAGAGGGGGCACTATTCAGAGAAGAAGGCTGCTGAACTTGCAAGGGTAATAGTAGGTGTTGTGGAAGCATGCCATTCACTAGGCGTTATGCACAGAGACCTCAAACCTGAGAACTTCCTTTTTGTCAATGAGAAAGAAGAGTCACCATTGAAGACCATTGACTTCGGGTTATCGGTGTTCTTTAGACCAG GTGAAACCTTCACGGATGTGGTGGGAAGCCCTTACTATGTGGCCCCAGAAGTCCTGCGGAAGCGTTATGGTCCAGAATGTGATATTTGGAGTGCTGGAGTAATTATTTATATCCTTCTTAGCGGTGTGCCTCCATTTTGGGATG AAACGGAGCAAGGAATATTTGAACAGATTGTGAAAGGGGAACTTGACTTAGTGTCAGAACCTTGGCCAGCTATATCAGAAAGTGCAAAAGATCTAGTCAGAAAAATGCTTGTGAGAGATCCCAAAAAGCGGTTGACAGCTCACGAAGTTCTCT GTCACCCATGGGTCCGTGTAGGTGGAGTTGCTCCAGATAAGCCTCTTGATTCTGCTGTTCTGTCTCGTCTCAATCAATTTTCTGCAATGAATAAATTAAAGAAGATAGCAATCAGA GTTATTGCCGAAAATCTTTCTGGAGAGGAAATTGCAGGATTGAAGCAAATGTTCAAAATGATAGACGCAGATAACAGTGGACATATTACGCTAGAGGAACTGAAAAAGGGCTTGGTAAAAGTAGGTGCCGATCTTAAGGATTCAGAAATAAACAATTTAATGCAAGCG GCAGATATGGATAATAGCGGTACCATTGACTATGGCGAGTTTATCGCTGCTATGCTCCATCTAAACAAAGTCCAGAAGGAAGATCACATGTATGCtgctttttcatattttgatcaAGATGGTAGTGGATATATCACACAAGAAGAACTCCAACAGGCTTGTGAGAAGTTTGGTTTGAGCAATATTCCCATGGAAGAACTTATGCGTGAAGTTGATCAAGATAAT GATGGGCGCATTGATTACAATGAATTTGTAGCAATGATGCAAGATACTGGTTTTGGAAAGAATGGTAACAAAAGAGTGTGA
- the LOC132049221 gene encoding binding partner of ACD11 1: MQEVRRVRVGNVSDLAAEREVHEFFSFSGEIEHIEIHRESKTAFVTFKDPKALEIALLLSGATIVDQIVTITKAEDYVTREVRIVDNAVNVAAESSSPLAEAKPNSPSNGRVDGKVYITKAQDVVSNVLAKGSAIRQEAMNKAKAFDEKHQLRATASARVISFDRRVGLTEKLTVGISVVNEKVKSVDQRLQVSDKTMAAVMAAERKLNDTGSAVKSSRYVNAGAAWLNGAFSKVAKAGQVAGTKTREKWSFALSNLTAKDPSIVA; encoded by the exons ATGCAG GAGGTAAGAAGAGTACGAGTAGGTAATGTATCAGATCTGGCGGCGGAGAGAGAGGTTCACGAGTTCTTCTCCTTTTCCGGCGAGATTGAGCATATTGAGATTCACCG AGAATCGAAGACTGCTTTTGTTACATTTAAAGATCCCAAAGCGCTTGAAATTGCCTTGTTGTTGTCG GGAGCAACCATAGTGGATCAGATTGTAACTATTACTAAGGCAGAGGACTACGTGACTCGG GAAGTCAGGATAGTTGATAATGCTGTGAATGTGGCCGCAGAAAGTTCTTCTCCCCTTGCTGAG GCCAAACCTAATTCTCCTAGCAATGGAAGGGTGGACGGGAAAGTATATATCACTAAAGCACAAGATGTTGTCTCAAATGTGTTGGCAAAAGGTTCAGCTATCAGACAAGAAGCAATGAATAAAGCCAAGGCGTTTGATGAGAAACACCAGTTAAGAGCCACTGCATCTGCCAGAGTCATTTCCTTTGACCGAAGAGTTGGGCTAACAGAAAAGCTTACGGTTGGAATTTCAGTTGTAAATGAGAAAGTTAAATCTGTTGATCAAAGGCTTCAAGTGTCAGATAAAACGATGGCTGCAGTTATGGCAGCAGAACGGAAATTGAATGACACAGGATCAGCAGTCAAATCAAGCAG GTATGTCAATGCTGGAGCTGCCTGGCTGAATGGTGCTTTTTCTAAAGTAGCTAAAGCAGGGCAAGTTGCTGGTACAAAAACGAGAGAAAAATGGAGTTTTGCACTGTCAAATTTGACAGCAAAG GATCCTTCTATTGTTGCCTAG
- the LOC132050825 gene encoding 18.1 kDa class I heat shock protein-like: METEAKAAEGHFEPSYEWQHEEGLDFLLVHLPEFKDKEGLKVQVSNFGVLKISGDRQVSQTRLRFFKEIPVWKNYNTDEIKADFEKGILKITLPKKDTAENTNGSLNEEHNLATTSNKSGFRKFKKVVMRVATLMVVVSALSGFAYYIYRSTIVED, from the exons ATGGAAACCGAAGCTAAAGCAGCAGAAGGTCATTTTGAGCCATCTTATGAGTGGCAGCATGAGGAAGGACTTGATTTTCTCTTGGTCCATCTCCCAG aattcaaggatAAAGAAGGCTTGAAGGTACAAGTTAGCAATTTTGGAGTTCTAAAGATCTCAGGAGATCGCCAAGTGAGCCAAACAAGATTGAGATTTTTCAAGGAAATTCCAGTATGGAAGAATTATAACACAGATGAGATAAAGGCAGACTTTGAGAAGGGTATTCTCAAAATTACATTGCCAAAGAAAGATACAGCTGAGAACACTAACGGAAGCCTTAATGAAGAACATAATTTagcaacaacatcaaataaATCAGGATTCAGGAAGTTCAAAAAGGTGGTCATGCGTGTTGCAACTCTCATGGTTGTAGTTTCTGCTCTCTCCGGATTTGCTTACTACATTTATAGGTCTACTATTGTTGAAGACTAA